From a single Fusobacterium ulcerans ATCC 49185 genomic region:
- a CDS encoding autotransporter outer membrane beta-barrel domain-containing protein, producing the protein MIEKIMKAVKSGNKKRGRNITIGTVVGFLLSCTAVMGTDEYLWIKNDGSGIKFNTEKTMDKDGVDGKWETENPYEKNEWNGNTYTNNITLSSSTIDGKDKYDYEISSGLRLSGNLGNFNFINNGMIIASGTSSDENGFGYGIYIYNTAGEVAIKNEGVISGTGIGIENYNNVGYGHGIYISSTTGEVAIKNEGVINGSGSETNHNCGYGITISGTAGEVAIENEGVINGTGNGGSNSGYGYGYGIEIDTVSGGASIKNEGVISGTWTGSNSGYSYRIFISNTTVENITNIGVIYGKISAIENSFGILNNGVNYGILVNGDSSNEVVEGLTVTQGTSGQNEISNYGLIIKDGAIDGSVDTNPGSFQIEFGNGTKSMTIENKSDVNGNDSFTGNKTDYILNVLKNTYKVTGTEDEVMGSIINAYGTAVIFEGADKKLTLSGTTVNGGADGSDVVGGGGNSDTLILEDASIINGNINMGAEVDNLSLNSGVIVNGTVKMGDGNDVLNIVSGGRINGTLDGGDGIDDILNFASPITRDAANGGINIHHNISGFEKMNINTNVTLFEKTIKDDGTLEDLAIIGAENITIKQNGVLTLRIDSTNTANLGGIDKIIGHALYGNTGTISSEGGKLLLALNGAGNESVINFGSTELDNSLITGSRGNFDTTSKLHTVEKLNNKEVVVTARWDLPNYLEYQQLNKIYQGIVSVEDLIGNFNVDNDEKLSTFLGYLNDIYAGNPYSYSSELSRKSAGMFRDIVTENIFKPEANKWIIYGGLTHVDGGTRDTYYGKGYYTYDIGSSDMDADTKITGAYMLGEYGVSDTLTSGVVIGGNKLKSDLSNGSKVDGSAMYLGAYAKKYIGNLKVTAGAGFQYGDYDADRLAVNNAASSTGTPVIKYPDNYNDITYDIYLNGRYSHNIGDNLFLEPYATLSYTYIDQDGADEGNQTLAIETDSKSFDYTVGKIGVDLKKVIPHEKGKSTLSAGVSYTKILDGADEEFITGRFKGGSNFDILVAHKNEHSIGLNAKYALELENGVLFDVKGTYAVERDSHNGAGKNKTKGEWIVGAGLGYKF; encoded by the coding sequence ATGATAGAAAAAATTATGAAAGCAGTAAAAAGTGGGAATAAAAAAAGAGGAAGAAATATAACAATAGGAACAGTAGTAGGATTTTTACTTTCGTGCACAGCAGTAATGGGGACAGATGAATATTTGTGGATAAAGAATGATGGGAGTGGAATAAAATTCAATACAGAAAAAACTATGGATAAAGATGGTGTTGATGGAAAGTGGGAAACTGAAAACCCATATGAAAAAAATGAATGGAATGGAAATACTTATACAAATAATATAACATTATCATCAAGTACAATTGATGGAAAAGATAAATATGATTATGAGATAAGTTCTGGATTAAGATTAAGTGGAAATTTAGGAAATTTTAATTTTATAAACAATGGGATGATAATAGCAAGTGGTACTAGTAGTGATGAGAATGGTTTTGGTTATGGAATATATATTTATAATACAGCTGGTGAAGTAGCTATAAAAAATGAAGGGGTAATAAGTGGAACTGGAATTGGAATTGAAAATTATAATAATGTAGGTTATGGCCATGGAATATATATTTCTAGTACAACTGGTGAAGTAGCTATAAAAAATGAAGGAGTAATAAATGGAAGTGGAAGTGAAACTAATCATAATTGTGGTTATGGAATAACTATTTCTGGTACAGCTGGTGAAGTAGCTATAGAAAATGAAGGAGTAATAAATGGTACTGGAAATGGAGGATCTAATAGCGGTTATGGCTATGGTTATGGAATAGAGATTGATACTGTTTCAGGTGGAGCCTCTATAAAAAATGAAGGAGTAATAAGTGGAACTTGGACTGGTAGTAACTCTGGTTATAGTTATAGAATATTTATTAGTAATACAACTGTAGAAAATATAACAAATATAGGGGTTATTTATGGAAAAATTTCTGCTATAGAAAATTCTTTTGGAATATTGAACAATGGAGTAAATTATGGAATACTTGTAAATGGAGATTCTTCAAATGAAGTAGTTGAGGGATTGACAGTTACTCAAGGAACTTCAGGTCAAAATGAGATATCAAACTATGGTCTTATAATCAAAGATGGAGCTATTGATGGAAGTGTAGACACTAATCCTGGATCTTTCCAAATAGAATTTGGAAATGGAACTAAATCAATGACTATTGAAAATAAGAGTGATGTTAATGGAAATGATTCATTTACTGGAAACAAAACAGATTATATATTAAATGTTCTAAAAAATACATATAAAGTTACTGGAACAGAGGATGAAGTTATGGGTTCAATAATCAATGCCTATGGGACAGCAGTTATCTTTGAAGGAGCAGATAAAAAACTTACTCTATCAGGAACAACAGTAAATGGTGGAGCAGATGGAAGTGATGTAGTAGGAGGAGGCGGTAATTCAGATACTTTAATACTGGAAGATGCAAGTATAATCAATGGAAATATAAACATGGGAGCTGAGGTGGATAATCTTTCTCTGAATTCTGGAGTAATAGTTAATGGAACTGTAAAAATGGGAGATGGAAATGATGTTCTTAATATTGTTAGTGGGGGAAGAATAAATGGAACTCTTGATGGAGGAGATGGAATTGATGATATTCTTAATTTTGCTTCACCAATAACAAGAGATGCAGCTAATGGTGGAATAAATATTCATCATAACATATCAGGATTTGAAAAAATGAATATAAATACTAATGTAACCCTATTTGAAAAAACTATTAAAGATGATGGAACATTAGAAGATTTAGCCATAATAGGAGCAGAAAATATAACAATAAAACAAAATGGAGTCCTTACTTTAAGAATAGATTCAACTAATACAGCTAATTTAGGTGGAATAGATAAGATTATAGGTCATGCATTGTATGGAAATACAGGAACTATATCTTCAGAAGGAGGAAAACTACTGCTGGCACTAAATGGAGCAGGAAATGAAAGTGTAATAAATTTTGGCAGTACTGAGTTAGATAACAGCTTAATAACAGGAAGCAGAGGAAATTTTGATACAACATCAAAACTTCATACTGTGGAAAAGCTAAATAATAAAGAAGTAGTAGTTACAGCTAGATGGGATCTGCCTAATTATTTAGAATACCAACAGTTAAATAAAATATATCAAGGTATTGTATCTGTTGAAGATTTAATAGGAAACTTTAATGTAGATAATGATGAAAAATTATCAACATTCTTAGGATATTTAAATGATATATATGCAGGAAATCCATATTCTTATAGTTCTGAATTATCAAGAAAATCTGCTGGAATGTTCAGAGATATAGTAACAGAAAATATTTTTAAGCCAGAAGCAAATAAATGGATTATATATGGTGGGCTGACTCATGTAGATGGAGGAACAAGAGATACTTACTATGGAAAAGGATATTACACATATGACATAGGAAGTTCTGATATGGATGCAGATACTAAGATAACTGGAGCATATATGCTGGGAGAATATGGAGTATCTGATACACTTACTTCTGGAGTAGTGATAGGAGGGAATAAACTTAAATCTGACTTGTCCAACGGCTCAAAAGTAGATGGAAGCGCAATGTATCTAGGAGCTTATGCAAAGAAATATATAGGAAATCTAAAAGTAACAGCAGGAGCAGGATTCCAATATGGAGATTATGATGCAGACAGACTGGCAGTAAACAATGCAGCTTCAAGTACAGGAACACCAGTGATTAAATATCCTGACAACTACAATGATATAACATATGATATTTATTTGAATGGAAGATACTCTCATAATATTGGAGATAACTTATTCCTGGAACCATACGCAACTTTATCATATACATACATAGATCAAGATGGAGCAGATGAAGGGAATCAAACTCTAGCAATAGAAACAGATTCAAAATCATTTGATTACACAGTAGGAAAAATAGGAGTGGACTTGAAGAAAGTTATACCTCATGAAAAAGGAAAGAGTACACTTTCAGCAGGGGTAAGCTATACAAAAATATTAGATGGAGCAGATGAGGAGTTTATCACAGGAAGATTTAAAGGTGGAAGCAACTTTGATATACTGGTTGCTCACAAAAATGAACATAGTATAGGACTAAATGCCAAATATGCGCTGGAACTAGAAAATGGAGTACTGTTTGATGTAAAGGGAACTTATGCAGTAGAAAGAGATTCACATAATGGGGCAGGAAAAAACAAGACTAAAGGTGAATGGATAGTAGGAGCAGGATTAGGATATAAGTTCTAA
- a CDS encoding bifunctional dihydroorotate dehydrogenase B NAD binding subunit/NADPH-dependent glutamate synthase: MYKIVEKKWLTPIICYMDIEAPDLAASAQPGQFLIIKTDVKGERIPLTICDYDREKGTVTIVFQVLGESTKKMGEFEKGEYFADVVGPLGQPSELIHTDIEELKKKKYLFVAGGVGTAPVYPQVKWMKEKGIDADVIIGTRSKDTLIFEDEMKAVSGNLYVCTDDGTYGRKGMVTDVIDDLLKEGKHYDHAIVIGPMIMMKFASKKCRENNIPNTVSLNPLMVDGTGMCGACRVTIEGKVKFACVDGPEFDGDQVNFDEAMRRQNMYKTEEGRNILMIEDGETHHNPSCPNHEIVVDKKKKVPVREQEPDIRNKNFEEVCYGYNMEEAQAEASRCINCKNPLCVQGCPVSINIPAFIQKIKEGDMLEAGKIIAEYSNLPAVCGRVCPQETQCEGKCILGIKGEPVSIGKLERFVGDWVIANGIEYEIKEKNNKKVAVIGGGPAGLTAAGDLAKMGYDVTIYEALHKLGGVLSYGIPEFRLPKEKVVDKEIENLYKLGVKVVTNAVVGRTFTIDELLERKGFSAVFIGSGAGLPRFMNIPGENYNGVISANEFLTRVNLMRANKSDYATPIKIGKRVIVVGGGNVAMDAARTAKRLGADTTVVYRRGEAELPARREEVEHAKEEGIKFHFLVSPTEVVGDEKGWVKEIKCIRMELGEPDESGRAKFSPIENSEFIIEAETVIMSLGTSPNPLIASTTENLKVNRWKGIEAEEETGKTSREGVFAGGDAVTGAATVILAMEAGKKAAAEIDNYLKNK, from the coding sequence ATGTATAAAATAGTAGAAAAGAAATGGCTAACACCAATCATTTGTTATATGGATATAGAAGCTCCTGATCTGGCAGCGTCAGCTCAACCAGGACAGTTTCTTATCATTAAGACAGATGTTAAGGGAGAACGTATCCCACTGACTATATGTGATTATGACAGAGAAAAAGGAACAGTAACTATTGTTTTTCAAGTACTTGGAGAGAGTACTAAAAAAATGGGAGAATTTGAAAAGGGAGAATATTTTGCTGATGTAGTAGGACCTCTTGGACAGCCAAGCGAGCTTATACATACAGATATAGAAGAATTAAAAAAGAAAAAATATCTCTTTGTAGCAGGAGGAGTAGGAACAGCTCCAGTATATCCACAAGTAAAATGGATGAAGGAAAAAGGGATAGATGCTGATGTAATAATTGGTACAAGAAGCAAAGATACTCTGATATTTGAGGATGAAATGAAAGCTGTATCTGGAAATCTTTATGTATGTACAGATGATGGAACATATGGAAGAAAAGGAATGGTTACAGATGTAATAGATGATCTTTTAAAAGAAGGAAAGCATTATGATCACGCTATTGTAATCGGACCTATGATAATGATGAAGTTTGCATCTAAAAAATGCAGAGAAAACAATATTCCAAATACAGTAAGTCTAAATCCTTTAATGGTAGATGGAACTGGAATGTGTGGAGCATGCAGAGTAACAATAGAGGGAAAAGTTAAATTTGCCTGTGTAGATGGACCGGAATTTGATGGAGATCAGGTAAACTTTGATGAAGCAATGAGAAGGCAGAATATGTACAAAACAGAAGAGGGAAGAAATATTTTAATGATAGAAGATGGAGAAACACATCACAATCCTTCTTGCCCTAATCATGAGATAGTAGTGGATAAAAAGAAAAAAGTACCTGTGAGAGAGCAGGAACCAGATATAAGAAATAAAAACTTTGAGGAAGTATGTTATGGATATAATATGGAAGAGGCTCAGGCAGAAGCTTCAAGATGTATTAATTGTAAAAATCCTCTATGTGTACAGGGATGTCCTGTATCAATAAATATACCAGCTTTTATTCAGAAGATAAAAGAGGGAGATATGTTAGAAGCAGGAAAGATAATAGCTGAATATTCAAATCTTCCAGCAGTATGTGGAAGAGTATGTCCACAGGAAACTCAATGTGAAGGAAAATGTATACTAGGAATAAAAGGTGAGCCTGTATCTATTGGTAAATTAGAGAGATTTGTAGGAGACTGGGTAATAGCAAATGGAATAGAGTATGAAATAAAAGAAAAGAATAATAAGAAAGTTGCAGTCATAGGAGGAGGACCAGCAGGACTTACAGCAGCTGGGGACTTGGCTAAGATGGGATATGATGTAACTATTTATGAAGCGCTTCATAAATTAGGGGGAGTACTCAGCTATGGAATTCCAGAGTTCAGACTTCCAAAGGAAAAAGTAGTAGATAAGGAAATAGAAAACCTATATAAATTGGGAGTAAAAGTAGTAACTAATGCAGTAGTAGGAAGAACCTTTACAATAGATGAACTCTTAGAGAGAAAAGGATTTTCAGCAGTATTTATAGGAAGTGGTGCAGGACTGCCAAGATTTATGAATATACCTGGAGAAAACTATAATGGTGTAATATCAGCAAATGAATTTCTTACAAGGGTAAATCTTATGAGAGCTAATAAATCTGATTATGCAACACCTATAAAAATAGGTAAGAGAGTAATAGTAGTAGGTGGAGGAAACGTTGCTATGGATGCTGCCAGAACTGCTAAGAGGCTGGGAGCAGATACAACAGTAGTCTATAGAAGAGGAGAAGCAGAACTACCAGCTAGAAGAGAAGAGGTAGAACATGCTAAAGAAGAGGGAATTAAATTCCATTTTCTAGTATCGCCTACAGAAGTAGTGGGAGATGAAAAAGGCTGGGTAAAAGAGATCAAATGTATAAGAATGGAGCTTGGAGAACCAGATGAAAGTGGAAGAGCAAAATTTTCACCAATAGAGAACAGCGAATTTATAATAGAAGCAGAAACAGTAATAATGTCACTAGGAACATCTCCAAATCCATTGATAGCTTCAACAACAGAAAACCTTAAAGTCAATAGATGGAAGGGAATAGAAGCAGAAGAGGAAACAGGAAAAACTTCAAGAGAGGGAGTATTTGCAGGAGGAGATGCAGTAACAGGTGCAGCTACAGTAATACTTGCAATGGAAGCAGGAAAAAAAGCAGCAGCTGAGATAGATAATTATTTGAAAAATAAATAA
- a CDS encoding EAL domain-containing protein, translating to MYLYDDFELQQLIEKELKKDKKNLHSILFVIHVESSIYKNDKELKKDILKLLEKYPLFKKSTFGFISSGKLVVFSDEEKEETEKVMKDFLIAAKNENIYKNISIGATIRKNKDTKLETLYQQVIRAIFHAETAGGWQYFFYSENKENEFLESVKSFWEFNKELSDSEFFSKLMANDEIKSLIEKLERFDTISGLPTYNSFTQKAQSFIKNNNERKKLGVLYTDIIGFKSLNKIYNEEEGNRFLRSFADFIKLNEFYITACRVYADNFIELFTIPEGVTIEQLSEKFIRDCNGFLQNEARFHPKCNLGFICGMCAVDNKDESFFSYISKADEVRKYLKPSLVSKSGVFDDHKKALYLAKQENLRIIINALKNENFIFYLQPKVNILTNKIIGAEALARMETSDSAPSLAPGDFIPLMEETGDIVKLDFYIYKKVCEYLKERKNKGLYLFPISVNVSREHFKNPYFVQQLDYIVKNSGIERKYFELEVTESLFSNNMYDILSAIYELKSLGYSIQMDDFGSGYSSLNLLKDIPFDLIKLDKEFFGKGEIIKKNKILIEGIVALCKELNIPLLCEGVETKEQVDFLKSIGCNLVQGFYFTGPMTIENFEKTYIENNIDILKGV from the coding sequence ATGTATCTTTATGATGATTTTGAGCTTCAACAATTAATAGAAAAAGAATTAAAAAAAGATAAAAAAAATCTCCATTCTATTTTATTTGTAATACATGTTGAAAGTTCTATTTATAAAAATGATAAAGAATTAAAAAAAGATATTTTAAAATTATTAGAAAAATATCCTTTATTTAAAAAAAGTACTTTTGGTTTTATTTCATCTGGTAAATTAGTAGTATTCTCTGATGAAGAAAAAGAGGAAACTGAAAAAGTAATGAAAGATTTTCTAATAGCAGCTAAAAATGAAAATATTTATAAAAATATTTCTATTGGAGCAACAATAAGAAAAAATAAAGATACTAAACTTGAAACTCTCTACCAGCAAGTTATTCGTGCTATATTTCATGCTGAAACTGCTGGTGGCTGGCAGTATTTTTTTTACTCTGAAAATAAAGAAAATGAGTTTCTTGAATCTGTCAAAAGTTTTTGGGAGTTCAATAAAGAATTGTCAGACTCAGAATTTTTTTCAAAACTAATGGCAAATGATGAAATAAAAAGTTTGATTGAAAAATTAGAAAGATTTGATACTATATCTGGCTTGCCTACTTATAACTCTTTTACACAAAAAGCACAAAGTTTCATAAAAAATAACAATGAAAGAAAAAAATTAGGAGTACTTTATACTGATATTATTGGTTTTAAATCTTTAAATAAAATATACAATGAAGAAGAGGGAAATCGTTTTTTAAGATCCTTTGCTGATTTTATAAAATTAAATGAATTTTATATAACTGCCTGCCGAGTATATGCTGATAATTTTATAGAGTTATTTACTATACCAGAAGGAGTAACTATAGAACAGTTATCTGAAAAATTTATAAGAGATTGTAATGGATTTCTGCAGAATGAGGCTCGTTTCCATCCTAAATGCAATCTAGGATTTATTTGTGGTATGTGTGCTGTAGATAATAAAGATGAAAGCTTCTTTTCTTATATAAGTAAAGCTGATGAAGTAAGAAAATATTTAAAACCTTCTCTAGTTTCTAAAAGTGGAGTTTTTGATGATCATAAAAAAGCTCTTTATTTAGCAAAACAAGAAAATTTAAGAATTATAATAAATGCTTTGAAAAATGAAAATTTTATTTTTTATCTTCAACCAAAAGTAAATATTCTTACAAATAAAATTATTGGAGCTGAAGCTCTTGCTCGTATGGAAACTTCTGATTCTGCTCCTTCTTTAGCACCTGGTGATTTTATTCCTTTAATGGAAGAAACTGGGGATATAGTAAAACTAGATTTTTATATATATAAAAAAGTATGTGAATATCTAAAAGAAAGAAAAAATAAAGGACTTTATCTGTTTCCTATCTCTGTAAATGTATCCAGAGAACATTTTAAAAATCCTTATTTTGTTCAGCAATTAGATTATATAGTAAAAAACAGTGGAATAGAAAGAAAATATTTTGAATTAGAAGTGACTGAAAGTTTATTCAGCAATAATATGTATGATATCCTCAGTGCTATTTATGAATTGAAATCTTTAGGTTATAGTATCCAAATGGATGATTTTGGTTCTGGTTATTCAAGTCTCAATTTATTGAAGGATATTCCTTTTGATCTTATTAAATTAGATAAAGAATTTTTTGGAAAAGGAGAAATTATTAAAAAAAATAAAATTCTTATTGAAGGAATTGTCGCACTTTGTAAAGAACTTAATATTCCTCTTCTTTGTGAAGGAGTAGAAACAAAGGAACAAGTTGATTTTTTAAAAAGTATTGGTTGTAACTTAGTTCAAGGTTTTTATTTTACAGGGCCTATGACTATAGAGAATTTTGAAAAAACATATATTGAAAATAATATTGACATTTTAAAAGGGGTTTAG
- the coaBC gene encoding bifunctional phosphopantothenoylcysteine decarboxylase/phosphopantothenate--cysteine ligase CoaBC, with the protein MKNILLGVTGGIAAYKSANIVSLLKKKGYNVKVIMTKNATEIITPLTLETLSRERVYVSMWDRTPHFEVEHISLAQWADVVLVAPATYNIVGKIANGIADDMLSTVISATKSPVFFALAMNVNMYENPILSENIEKLKKYNYNFIESDEGFLACNVNAKGRLKNEAEIVEILENYFEETDKYLAGKKILITAGRTEEAIDPVRYLSNRSSGQMGYSLAIAAQKLGAEVILISGPTELDIPKGIKKFIQVRSAQEMYEAAVKEFETVDIAIACAAVADYKPKIYSTEKIKKKDEDMTIILDRNPDILYEMGKLKKNQFLIGFAAETENIVENALGKLKRKNLDMIVANNAANMQKKTNEILIIKSQEEMKEMPEKEKSQLAYDILKEIKL; encoded by the coding sequence ATGAAGAATATACTGCTGGGAGTAACTGGCGGAATAGCAGCTTATAAATCAGCGAACATAGTTTCTCTTTTGAAAAAGAAGGGTTACAATGTAAAGGTCATAATGACTAAAAATGCAACTGAAATAATAACACCTCTCACTCTGGAAACTTTGTCTAGAGAAAGAGTTTATGTAAGTATGTGGGATAGAACTCCTCATTTTGAAGTGGAACATATTTCTCTTGCTCAATGGGCAGATGTAGTTCTTGTAGCACCTGCAACATACAATATAGTAGGAAAGATAGCCAATGGAATAGCAGATGATATGCTTTCAACTGTAATTTCTGCAACTAAAAGTCCTGTCTTTTTTGCATTGGCTATGAATGTTAATATGTATGAAAATCCAATTTTATCAGAAAATATAGAGAAATTGAAAAAATATAATTATAATTTTATTGAATCAGATGAAGGATTTTTAGCATGTAATGTAAATGCAAAAGGAAGATTAAAAAATGAGGCTGAAATAGTAGAGATACTAGAAAATTATTTTGAAGAAACAGATAAATATTTAGCTGGTAAAAAAATACTTATTACAGCTGGAAGAACAGAAGAGGCTATAGACCCTGTGAGATATCTTTCTAACAGATCCAGTGGTCAGATGGGATATTCTCTGGCAATAGCAGCACAAAAGCTGGGAGCAGAGGTTATACTTATTTCAGGACCTACAGAACTGGATATACCAAAAGGAATAAAGAAATTTATTCAGGTAAGAAGTGCTCAGGAGATGTATGAAGCTGCTGTAAAAGAATTTGAAACAGTAGATATAGCGATTGCTTGTGCCGCAGTTGCTGATTACAAACCTAAGATATATTCAACAGAGAAGATAAAGAAAAAAGATGAAGATATGACTATTATTCTTGATAGAAATCCTGATATTCTTTATGAAATGGGAAAATTGAAGAAAAATCAGTTCTTAATAGGTTTTGCAGCTGAAACAGAAAATATTGTGGAAAATGCTCTTGGTAAATTAAAGAGAAAGAATCTAGATATGATAGTGGCTAATAATGCTGCTAATATGCAGAAGAAAACTAATGAGATACTTATAATAAAAAGTCAGGAAGAGATGAAAGAGATGCCTGAAAAGGAAAAATCTCAGCTTGCATATGATATATTGAAAGAAATAAAATTGTAA